From Plodia interpunctella isolate USDA-ARS_2022_Savannah chromosome 18, ilPloInte3.2, whole genome shotgun sequence, a single genomic window includes:
- the Cpsf73 gene encoding cleavage and polyadenylation specificity factor 73 isoform X1 produces the protein MTTNPRKGTDPGPLEESDQLTIRPLGAGQEVGRSCIMLEFKGKKIMLDCGIHPGLSGMDALPFVDLIEADEVDLLLISHFHLDHSGALPWFLTKTSFKGRVFMTHATKAIYRWLVSDYIKVSNISTEQMLYTESDLEGSMDRIESLNFHEEKDVRGVRFWAYNAGHVLGAAMFMIEIAGVKVLYTGDFSRQEDRHLMAAEIPTVHPDVLITESTYGTHIHEKREERESRFTTLVSEIVSRGGRCLIPVFALGRAQELLLILDEYWSLHPELQDIPIYYASSLAKKCMAVYQTYVNAMNDRIRRQIAVNNPFVFRHISNLKGIDHFEDIGPCVIMASPGMMQSGLSRELFESWCTDPKNGVIIAGYCVEGTLAKTILSEPEEITSMSGQKLPLKMSVDYISFSAHTDYQQTSEFINILKPPHVVLVHGEQNEMSRLKAALQREHRGRLAIHTPRNTQLLALTFRGDKTAKVMGSLAMQPPAPGDILQGILVKRNFNYHILAPSDLNKYTELTQSEVTQRQSIHYAGSLPLLRHVVMQLAGSIDFISETRWRLYGCIDMTVENNTITLEWQAQPVSDMFADALCGAALGAAALAPPRQLPLAPKLDRMHFKECVIEMLQEMFGEDSVPKMFKGDKLYVQVDGKRADIDLMAMEVKCPEDESLERVVHSAVSKLYAALAPARPPPPPVS, from the exons ATGACCACAAATCCAAGGAAAGGGACAGATCCCGGACCACTGGAAGAGAGCGATCAGCTTACCATCAGACCACT AGGTGCTGGACAAGAAGTAGGCAGATCATGTATAATGTTAGAGTTCAAAGGGAAGAAAATAATG CTGGACTGCGGCATTCACCCAGGATTGTCCGGAATGGATGCTCTGCCATTTGTGGACTTGATAGAGGCAGACGAGGTGGACCTGCTCTTGATATCTCA TTTTCACCTGGACCATAGTGGAGCGCTACCCTGGTTTCTGACGAAGACTTCATTTAAAGGCCGGGTGTTCATGACACATGCCACCAAAGCTATATACCGGTGGCTGGTCTCTGATTACATCAAAGTTAG CAACATATCGACGGAACAGATGCTGTACACGGAGTCGGACCTGGAAGGCTCGATGGACCGCATCGAGAGCCTCAACTTCCACGAGGAGAAGGACGTGCGCGGCGTGCGGTTCTGGGCGTACAACGCGGGCCACGTACTCGGCGCCGCCATGTTCATGATCGAGATCGCCGGCGTCAAG GTGTTATACACGGGCGACTTTTCGAGACAAGAAGACAGACACTTGATGGCGGCCGAGATTCCCACCGTGCATCCTGATGTTCTCATTACT GAGTCGACGTACGGCACGCACATCCACGAGAAGCGCGAGGAGCGCGAGTCGCGCTTCACGACGCTCGTGAGCGAGATCGTGTCGCGCGGCGGCCGCTGCCTCATCCCCGTGTTCGCGCTCGGCCGCGCGCAGGAGCTGCTGCTCATACTAG ACGAATACTGGTCCCTCCACCCGGAACTGCAAGACATACCGATATATTACGCGTCGTCGCTCGCCAAGAAATGTATGGCGGTGTACCAGACGTACGTGAACGCTATGAACGACAGAATCCGCCGACAGATAGCGGTCAACAATCCCTTCGTCTTCAGGCACATCTCCAATCTCAAG GGCATCGACCACTTCGAAGACATCGGCCCGTGCGTGATAATGGCGTCGCCCGGCATGATGCAGTCGGGGCTCTCCCGGGAGCTGTTCGAGTCGTGGTGCACTGACCCCAAGAACGGGGTCATCATTGCTG GTTACTGTGTAGAAGGCACGCTCGCCAAGACGATCCTGTCGGAGCCCGAAGAAATAACCTCTATGTCCGGACAGAAGCTGCCGCTGAAGATGTCAGTAGACTACATATCCTTCTCAGCGCACACCGACTACCAGCAGACCTCAGAGTTCATCAATATCCTGAAACCTCCACACGTG GTGCTGGTGCACGGGGAACAGAACGAGATGTCGCGGCTGAAGGCGGCGCTGCAGCGCGAGCACCGCGGCCGCCTCGCCATACACACGCCGCGCAACACGCAGCTGCTGGCGCTCACCTTCCGCGGGGACAAGACTGCCAAG GTGATGGGCTCATTGGCCATGCAGCCTCCAGCGCCGGGAGACATCCTACAAGGAATCTTGGTCAAAAGAAACTTTAACTATCACATCTTAGCACCGTCGGATCTCAata AATACACAGAATTGACCCAGTCAGAGGTGACCCAACGCCAGTCGATCCACTACGCGGGGTCCTTGCCATTGCTGCGGCACGTGGTGATGCAGCTCGCGGGAAGTATCGACTTCATAAGCGAGACTCGGTGGCGGCTCTACGGCTGTATCGATATGACTGTCGAGAACAATACTATTACTTTGGAG TGGCAGGCGCAGCCGGTGTCGGACATGTTCGCGGACGCGCTGTGCGGCGCCGCGCTGGGCGCCGCCGCGCTGGCGCCGCCGCGCCAGCTGCCGCTCGCGCCAAAGCTCGACCGCATGCACTTCAAG GAATGTGTGATAGAGATGCTCCAAGAAATGTTCGGTGAAGATTCAGTGCCCAAGATGTTCAAAGGAGACAAACTA
- the Cpsf73 gene encoding cleavage and polyadenylation specificity factor 73 isoform X2 — MTTNPRKGTDPGPLEESDQLTIRPLGAGQEVGRSCIMLEFKGKKIMLDCGIHPGLSGMDALPFVDLIEADEVDLLLISHFHLDHSGALPWFLTKTSFKGRVFMTHATKAIYRWLVSDYIKVSNISTEQMLYTESDLEGSMDRIESLNFHEEKDVRGVRFWAYNAGHVLGAAMFMIEIAGVKVLYTGDFSRQEDRHLMAAEIPTVHPDVLITESTYGTHIHEKREERESRFTTLVSEIVSRGGRCLIPVFALGRAQELLLILDEYWSLHPELQDIPIYYASSLAKKCMAVYQTYVNAMNDRIRRQIAVNNPFVFRHISNLKGIDHFEDIGPCVIMASPGMMQSGLSRELFESWCTDPKNGVIIAGYCVEGTLAKTILSEPEEITSMSGQKLPLKMSVDYISFSAHTDYQQTSEFINILKPPHVVLVHGEQNEMSRLKAALQREHRGRLAIHTPRNTQLLALTFRGDKTAKVMGSLAMQPPAPGDILQGILVKRNFNYHILAPSDLNKYTELTQSEVTQRQSIHYAGSLPLLRHVVMQLAGSIDFISETRWRLYGCIDMTVENNTITLEAQPVSDMFADALCGAALGAAALAPPRQLPLAPKLDRMHFKECVIEMLQEMFGEDSVPKMFKGDKLYVQVDGKRADIDLMAMEVKCPEDESLERVVHSAVSKLYAALAPARPPPPPVS, encoded by the exons ATGACCACAAATCCAAGGAAAGGGACAGATCCCGGACCACTGGAAGAGAGCGATCAGCTTACCATCAGACCACT AGGTGCTGGACAAGAAGTAGGCAGATCATGTATAATGTTAGAGTTCAAAGGGAAGAAAATAATG CTGGACTGCGGCATTCACCCAGGATTGTCCGGAATGGATGCTCTGCCATTTGTGGACTTGATAGAGGCAGACGAGGTGGACCTGCTCTTGATATCTCA TTTTCACCTGGACCATAGTGGAGCGCTACCCTGGTTTCTGACGAAGACTTCATTTAAAGGCCGGGTGTTCATGACACATGCCACCAAAGCTATATACCGGTGGCTGGTCTCTGATTACATCAAAGTTAG CAACATATCGACGGAACAGATGCTGTACACGGAGTCGGACCTGGAAGGCTCGATGGACCGCATCGAGAGCCTCAACTTCCACGAGGAGAAGGACGTGCGCGGCGTGCGGTTCTGGGCGTACAACGCGGGCCACGTACTCGGCGCCGCCATGTTCATGATCGAGATCGCCGGCGTCAAG GTGTTATACACGGGCGACTTTTCGAGACAAGAAGACAGACACTTGATGGCGGCCGAGATTCCCACCGTGCATCCTGATGTTCTCATTACT GAGTCGACGTACGGCACGCACATCCACGAGAAGCGCGAGGAGCGCGAGTCGCGCTTCACGACGCTCGTGAGCGAGATCGTGTCGCGCGGCGGCCGCTGCCTCATCCCCGTGTTCGCGCTCGGCCGCGCGCAGGAGCTGCTGCTCATACTAG ACGAATACTGGTCCCTCCACCCGGAACTGCAAGACATACCGATATATTACGCGTCGTCGCTCGCCAAGAAATGTATGGCGGTGTACCAGACGTACGTGAACGCTATGAACGACAGAATCCGCCGACAGATAGCGGTCAACAATCCCTTCGTCTTCAGGCACATCTCCAATCTCAAG GGCATCGACCACTTCGAAGACATCGGCCCGTGCGTGATAATGGCGTCGCCCGGCATGATGCAGTCGGGGCTCTCCCGGGAGCTGTTCGAGTCGTGGTGCACTGACCCCAAGAACGGGGTCATCATTGCTG GTTACTGTGTAGAAGGCACGCTCGCCAAGACGATCCTGTCGGAGCCCGAAGAAATAACCTCTATGTCCGGACAGAAGCTGCCGCTGAAGATGTCAGTAGACTACATATCCTTCTCAGCGCACACCGACTACCAGCAGACCTCAGAGTTCATCAATATCCTGAAACCTCCACACGTG GTGCTGGTGCACGGGGAACAGAACGAGATGTCGCGGCTGAAGGCGGCGCTGCAGCGCGAGCACCGCGGCCGCCTCGCCATACACACGCCGCGCAACACGCAGCTGCTGGCGCTCACCTTCCGCGGGGACAAGACTGCCAAG GTGATGGGCTCATTGGCCATGCAGCCTCCAGCGCCGGGAGACATCCTACAAGGAATCTTGGTCAAAAGAAACTTTAACTATCACATCTTAGCACCGTCGGATCTCAata AATACACAGAATTGACCCAGTCAGAGGTGACCCAACGCCAGTCGATCCACTACGCGGGGTCCTTGCCATTGCTGCGGCACGTGGTGATGCAGCTCGCGGGAAGTATCGACTTCATAAGCGAGACTCGGTGGCGGCTCTACGGCTGTATCGATATGACTGTCGAGAACAATACTATTACTTTGGAG GCGCAGCCGGTGTCGGACATGTTCGCGGACGCGCTGTGCGGCGCCGCGCTGGGCGCCGCCGCGCTGGCGCCGCCGCGCCAGCTGCCGCTCGCGCCAAAGCTCGACCGCATGCACTTCAAG GAATGTGTGATAGAGATGCTCCAAGAAATGTTCGGTGAAGATTCAGTGCCCAAGATGTTCAAAGGAGACAAACTA
- the LOC128677444 gene encoding delta(24)-sterol reductase-like produces the protein MIPESLKLRLIEFLESNREWVVLFFCLPASFVFSSVMRVRACLRRLSGDKRRHDAKVNEIQAKVHEWNKLPPSERRLLCTSRPNWLSLSTTFFQKHLHHQVALPLYDILQLDEEAMTVRVEPMVTIGDITEFLIPKGYSLAVTIELTDATLGGLAFGTGMSTHSHKAGLYHETIVSYEVVLSDGSLVTATNNNEHSDLYQTLPWSHGSLAFLVALTIKIVKIKPYIKIKYIPVTGQRNYCKMIREFSGAYEEKPKIHPDYVEATIFSKDKAVIMIGDYSDYDRNVTVNYCSRWYKPWFYRHVESFLKKGESEELIPMRDYLLRHNRAIFWVVEDMLTFGNNPIFRCLFGWLLPPKPAFLKFTTTPGVRAYTFTKQVFQDIVLPLTRLEEQIEISTELFEKFPLLVYPCKIIDHGPLSGQLPRPSVEYLVPGTNYAMYNDLGIYGVPGKVKERKWYNPVDAMRRMEKFTRDCGGYSFLYADIFMTRDEFEVMFDLGLYERVRRKYNAEGAFPHLYDKVKPELDVFSIGEECAIKE, from the exons ATGATTCCTGAATCATTGAAACTCCGCCTGATCGAGTTCCTAGAGAGTAACAGAGAATGGGTGGTCCTTTTCTTCTGCCTGCCAGCCAGCTTTGTGTTCTCATCGGTGATGCGAGTGAGGGCGTGCCTTCGGAGACTGAGCGGGGACAAGAGGAGGCATGATGCCAAGGTCAACGAGATTCAGGCTAAG GTCCACGAATGGAACAAACTACCCCCTTCAGAGCGGCGCCTCCTCTGCACCTCGAGGCCCAACTGGCTCTCTCTATCGACGACTTTCTTCCAGAAACATCTCCACCACCAGGTGGCGTTGCCTCTGTACGATATACTGCAACTGGACGAGGAAGCCATGACGGTCAGGGTCGAGCCGATGGTCACCATTGGAGACATAACTGAGTTTCTGATACCGAAGGGGTACTCGTTGGCTGTCACGATTGAATTGACTGATGCTACTTTGGGAG GCCTAGCCTTCGGCACCGGCATGTCGACGCACTCTCACAAAGCGGGCCTGTACCACGAAACGATCGTCAGCTACGAGGTCGTCCTCTCCGACGGTTCCTTAGTAACGGCCACCAATAACAACGAACATTCTGACTTGTACCAAACCCTGCCCTGGTCCCACGGCAGCCTTGCCTTCTTGGTCGCTTTGACCATCAAAATAGTCAAAATCAAACcttatatcaaaatcaaatacatcCCCGTTACTGGACAAAGGAATTATTGCAAAATGATTCGAGAATTTTCTGGAGCTTATGAGGAGAAACCTAAAATACATCCTGATTATGTTGAAGCCACTATATTTAGCAAGGACAAGGCTGTTATTATGATTGGCGATTACTCAGATTATGATAGAAACGTAACTGTAAATTACTGTTCAAGGTGGTACAAGCCATGGTTTTATAGGCATGTTGAAAGTTTCTTAAAGAAAGGTGAATCAGAAGAATTGATACCAATGAGAGATTACTTGTTACGCCACAACAGAGCTATATTTTGGGTCGTGGAAGACATGCTAACGTTTGGAAACAATCCTATATTTAGGTGTCTGTTTGGTTGGCTTTTGCCGCCAAAACCTGCGTTTTTGAAATTCACTACAACGCCTGGAGTGCGAGCTTACACTTTCACAAAACAAGTGTTCCAAGATATCGTTTTACCTTTGACGAGACTAGAGGAGCAGATTGAAATTTCTACAGAATTATTCGAGAAGTTTCCATTACTTGTATATCCgtgtaaaataattgatcACGGTCCACTGTCTGGCCAGTTGCCGCGTCCGAGCGTCGAGTACTTAGTGCCCggtacaaattacgcaatgtatAACGATTTGGGCATTTATGGCGTTCCGGGGAAAGTGAAGGAAAGGAAGTGGTACAATCCAGTGGACGCTATGAGGAGAATGGAGAAGTTTACAAGGGATTGTGGTGGTTATTCGTTTTTGTACGCCGATATCTTTATGACGCGGGATGAGTTTGAGGTTATGTTTGATTTGGGCTTGTATGAGAGAGTGAGACGGAAATATAACGCGGAAGGCGCGTTCCCACATCTTTACGATAAAGTGAAACCCGAATTGGATGTATTTTCTATTGGTGAGGAGTGTGCCATCAAGGAATAA